The Malus domestica chromosome 13, GDT2T_hap1 genome includes a window with the following:
- the LOC103424044 gene encoding plasma membrane ATPase 4, with protein sequence MGSTDKAISLEEIKNETVDLERIPVEEVFEQLKCSKEGLSSEEGAQRLEIFGPNKLEEKKESKFLKFLGFMWNPLSWVMEAAAIMAIALANGDGKPPDWQDFVGILCLLVINSTISFIEENNAGNAAAALMAGLAPKTKVLRDGKWSEEDAAILVPGDIISIKLGDIVPADARLLEGDPLKIDQSALTGESLPVTKHPGDEVFSGSTCKQGEIEAVVIATGVHTFFGKAAHLVDSTNQVGHFQKVLTAIGNFCICSIAIGMVIEIIVMYPIQHRKYRNGIDNLLVLLIGGIPIAMPTVLSVTMAIGSHRLSQQGAITKRMTAIEEMAGMDVLCSDKTGTLTLNKLSVDKNLIEVFAKGVEKDHVILLAARSSRTENQDAIDAAMVGMLADPKEARAGIREVHFLPFNPVDKRTALTYIDSDGNWHRASKGAPEQILDLCLCKEDFKKKAFAIIDKYAERGLRSLAVARQEVPAKTKESSGGPWQFVGLLPLFDPPRHDSAETIRQALNLGVNVKMITGDQLAIAKETGRRLGMGTNMYPSASLLGQHKDASIAALPIEELIEKADGFAGVFPEHKYEIVKKLQERKHICGMTGDGVNDAPALKKADIGIAVADATDAARSASDIVLTEPGLSVIISAVLTSRAIFQRMKNYTIYAVSITIRIVFGFMFIALIWKFDFSPFMVLIIAILNDGTIMTISKDRVKPSPLPDSWKLKEIFATGIVLGGYLALMTVIFFWLIKETDFFSDSFGVRSIREKPEELMAALYLQVSIVSQALIFVTRSRGFSFMERPGMLLMSAFMIAQLVATLLAVYAKWGFAKIHGVGWGWAGVIWIYSIVFYFPLDFMKFAIRYILSGKAWLNLLENKTAFTTKKDYGKEEREAQWAHAQRTLHGLQAPESSSIFHDKNSYRELSEIAEQAKRRAEVARLRELHTLKGHVESVVKLKGLDIDTIQQHYTV encoded by the exons ATGGGGAGTACGGACAAGGCTATCAGCCTGGAGGAGATCAAGAACGAGACTGTTGATCTG GAGCGGATTCCGGTCGAGGAAGTGTTTGAACAGTTGAAATGTTCCAAAGAAGGCTTGAGCTCGGAGGAAGGAGCCCAAAGGCTAGAGATTTTTGGTCCCAACAAGCTAGAAGAGAAAAAG GAAAGCAAATTTCTCAAGTTCCTGGGGTTTATGTGGAATCCTCTATCATGGGTCATGGAAGCTGCAGCCATCATGGCAATTGCTCTGGCCAACGGCGATGGGAAGCCGCCAGATTGGCAAGATTTTGTCGGTATTCTCTGCCTGTTGGTCATCAACTCTACCATCAGTTTTATTGAAGAAAACAATGCCGGAAATGCAGCTGCTGCTCTTATGGCTGGTCTTGCTCCCAAAACTAAG GTGCTTAGAGATGGAAAATGGAGCGAGGAGGATGCTGCGATCTTGGTTCCAGGGGACATCATCAGTATCAAATTGGGAGATATCGTCCCAGCTGATGCTCGTCTTCTCGAGGGTGATCCTTTAAAGATTGATCAATCTGCCCTCACAGGAGAATCACTACCAGTGACCAAGCATCCAGGTGATGAGGTTTTCTCCGGTTCAACTTGCAAGCAGGGTGAAATTGAAGCTGTTGTTATTGCCACCGGTGTCCATACCTTCTTCGGGAAGGCTGCACATCTTGTGGACAGCACTAACCAAGTCGGACACTTCCAGAAGGTGCTCACTGCCATCGGGAACTTCTGTATCTGTTCCATTGCCATTGGAATGGTGATTGAGATCATAGTCATGTACCCAATCCAGCACCGCAAGTACAGGAATGGAATTGACAATCTCTTGGTGCTCTTGATTGGAGGCATTCCCATTGCCATGCCCACTGTCTTGTCCGTGACAATGGCTATTGGTTCTCACAGGCTATCTCAGCAGGGTGCCATCACCAAGAGGATGACTGCCATTGAGGAAATGGCGGGTATGGATGTACTTTGCAGTGATAAGACAGGAACACTAACTCTTAACAAGCTTAGTGTCGATAAAAACTTGATTGAGGTGTTTGCAAAGGGTGTGGAGAAAGATCATGTCATTCTTCTAGCTGCAAGGTCATCCAGAACTGAAAACCAGGATGCTATTGATGCTGCTATGGTTGGAATGCTTGCCGACCCAAAGGAG GCCCGAGCTGGTATTAGAGAGGTGCACTTCTTACCATTTAATCCCGTCGACAAGAGAACTGCTTTGACTTACATTGATTCCGATGGAAACTGGCATAGAGCAAGCAAAGGTGCCCCTGAGCAG ATTTTGGACCTCTGCCTCTGCAAAGAAGATTTCAAGAAGAAGGCTTTTGCCATTATTGACAAATACGCTGAACGTGGGCTTCGGTCATTGGCTGTTGCCAGACAG GAAGTGCCTgcgaaaacaaaagaaagttcTGGTGGTCCATGGCAGTTTGTTGGATTGTTGCCTCTTTTCGACCCTCCAAGACATGATAGTGCAGAAACCATCCGCCAGGCTCTTAACCTTGGTGTAAATGTTAAGATGATTACTG GCGATCAACTTGCCATTGCCAAGGAAACTGGTCGGAGACTTGGAATGGGAACAAACATGTACCCATCTGCTTCCTTACTTGGTCAACACAAGGATGCAAGCATCGCTGCCCTTCCTATTGAAGAGTTAATTGAGAAGGCTGACGGGTTCGCCGGAGTGTTTCCAG AGCACAAATACGAAATTGTGAAGAAGTTGCAGGAAAGAAAGCACATTTGTGGAATGACTGGAGATGGTGTCAATGATGCCCCTGCACTGAAGAAGGCAGATATCGGAATTGCTGTTGCCGATGCTACCGATGCTGCACGAAGTGCTTCCGACATTGTTCTTACAGAACCCGGATTGAGTGTCATCATTAGTGCAGTGTTGACCAGTAGAGCTATTTTCCAGAGAATGAAGAACTACACT ATCTATGCAGTTTCTATCACCATTCGTATTGTG TTCGGTTTCATGTTCATTGCTCTCATATGGAAGTTCGACTTCTCACCCTTCATGGTTTTGATTATTGCCATATTGAACGATG GCACAATTATGACAATCTCAAAGGATAGAGTAAAGCCATCTCCCCTGCCTGATAGCtggaaattgaaagagattttTGCTACTGGGATTGTGCTTGGAGGTTACTTGGCACTGATGACTGTTATCTTCTTCTGGTTAATCAAAGAAACCGACTTCTTCTCT GACTCATTTGGTGTAAGATCCATAAGGGAGAAACCTGAGGAACTAATGGCTGCCTTGTACCTGCAAGTGAGTATTGTGAGCCAGGCCCTCATTTTTGTGACTCGATCCCGTGGCTTCTCCTTTATGGAACGACCTGGAATGCTTCTAATGAGTGCTTTCATGATCGCGCAACTG GTTGCAACTTTGCTAGCAGTATATGCCAAATGGGGTTTCGCAAAAATACACGGCGTTGGTTGGGGATGGGCTGGTGTCATCTGGATTTACAGCATTGTCTTCTATTTCCCACTAGACTTTATGAAATTCGCCATTCGGTATATCTTGAGTGGAAAGGCGTGGCTCAACTTGCTAGAGAACAAG ACTGCCTTTACCACCAAGAAAGATtatggaaaagaagaaagagaagctCAATGGGCTCATGCTCAAAGGACACTTCACGGTCTCCAAGCACCGGAATCTTCTAGTATCTTCCATGACAAGAACAGCTACAGAGAGCTGTCTGAGATTGCTGAGCAGGCCAAGAGACGAGCCGAAGTTGCAAG ACTTCGGGAGCTTCACACTCTCAAGGGACATGTGGAATCAGTGGTGAAACTGAAGGGCCTGGACATTGACACAATCCAGCAGCATTATACAGTGTAA